A single window of Sphingobacterium sp. ML3W DNA harbors:
- a CDS encoding DUF779 domain-containing protein, whose product MTNRLAVTEKASALIQELEKKYGDLMFYQAGGCCEGTQPQCFEKGGFYPRMNDAMIGLAGGYEFWIDRDLFEYWQFSHFTLDVLDGFGPGGFSLESSLGKTFKVHYRLFTEEELKDLTPIKRME is encoded by the coding sequence ATGACAAATCGATTAGCGGTAACAGAAAAGGCATCGGCACTGATACAGGAATTGGAGAAGAAATACGGGGACCTGATGTTTTATCAAGCTGGAGGGTGCTGTGAGGGTACACAACCCCAGTGCTTTGAAAAGGGAGGGTTCTACCCCAGAATGAATGATGCGATGATTGGGCTAGCAGGAGGTTATGAATTTTGGATAGACCGCGATTTATTTGAATACTGGCAGTTTTCACATTTCACCCTTGATGTGCTCGACGGATTTGGTCCTGGAGGATTTTCTCTAGAGTCGTCTCTGGGGAAAACATTTAAAGTGCACTACAGGCTCTTTACTGAGGAGGAATTAAAAGACCTAACCCCTATAAAACGAATGGAATAA
- a CDS encoding acyl-CoA thioesterase, with protein sequence MTLQERIEQSRTHHFITVFPFTTNHHATLFGGKAMAIMDEVTFMCATRFCRKALVTVSSDKIDFEKAIPAGSMIEAIAEVIHVGRTSLKVKVEIFLEDMYKDGRELAVKGVFSFVALDDNKKPIPVLEGLDIEG encoded by the coding sequence ATGACATTACAAGAAAGAATTGAACAGTCGAGAACACATCATTTTATAACTGTTTTCCCGTTTACAACAAATCATCACGCAACGCTATTTGGTGGAAAGGCCATGGCAATTATGGATGAAGTAACTTTTATGTGTGCGACACGTTTCTGTAGAAAAGCACTGGTGACAGTTTCTTCGGATAAGATTGATTTTGAAAAAGCAATTCCTGCCGGTAGTATGATTGAAGCCATTGCTGAAGTCATACACGTGGGAAGAACGAGTTTAAAAGTAAAAGTTGAAATATTTTTGGAAGATATGTACAAAGATGGAAGAGAATTGGCCGTGAAGGGTGTTTTTTCTTTTGTCGCATTGGATGACAATAAAAAACCGATACCTGTGTTAGAGGGATTGGATATCGAGGGATAA
- a CDS encoding MutS-related protein yields MKNEIQELYLSNKAKIEQEVKQLELAINKNSFYRLAVILLGGAALFYSFQLENLLLVLILLFALIFLFAFLVNRQSKLEKRSDYQKALLAVNVNEIEIENKGINIYDNGAHLEDNKHPYSADLDIVGAHSLFELLNRSTTKSSIAVLGSWLLQDAKRSEILMRQEAASEMAKDMNWCQDFQAKLLSNLNQKLDVKSFLATYFQSDDFAFGNSFMRLYVKIAPFFFLSTVILAVFIPAIAFLPVIVGLVHILWPMVNGGKISFFSSRIDKVGNLLDSYAASMELVENRTWTATRNKELQERLKIVGSSDSVSQAFKKLGKLINNLDARNNMMVGTILNLIFLWDFKQVLAIVDWKAKYQADILESFDTLAEVEALVSLGTWERNHPDWATPVILEALDTPLQAVDLLHPLIPTAKAIANTYTNEDHEIALVTGSNMAGKSTFLRTLGINAVLAYAGAVVPASSFEIPIFHLISYMRIKDNLNESTSTFKAELDRMKFILETVAQRPDSFFLIDEMLRGTNSVDKYLGSRAIIKKLISEKGRGMVATHDLQLSTLADEYPKLVKNYHFDIQVIDGEMLFDYKLKIGECKIFNASMLLKGIGVDVEQGRN; encoded by the coding sequence ATGAAAAATGAAATCCAGGAATTATACCTTAGCAATAAGGCTAAGATTGAACAAGAAGTAAAACAACTAGAGTTAGCGATCAATAAGAATAGCTTTTATCGTTTAGCGGTCATCCTTTTAGGAGGTGCTGCTTTATTCTATTCTTTTCAGTTGGAAAATCTGCTGCTGGTTTTGATTTTATTGTTTGCGCTTATCTTTCTCTTTGCCTTCTTGGTGAATAGACAAAGTAAGTTGGAAAAGCGGAGCGACTATCAGAAGGCATTGCTTGCTGTCAATGTGAATGAGATAGAAATAGAAAACAAGGGGATTAACATCTATGATAATGGTGCTCACTTGGAAGATAATAAGCATCCTTATAGTGCCGATTTGGATATCGTAGGAGCGCACTCTTTGTTCGAACTGTTAAACCGGTCAACAACAAAATCAAGTATTGCTGTTTTAGGAAGCTGGTTGCTACAAGATGCCAAGCGTAGTGAAATTTTGATGCGACAGGAAGCAGCAAGTGAAATGGCGAAAGATATGAACTGGTGCCAAGATTTTCAAGCAAAGCTCTTATCCAATTTGAATCAAAAACTGGATGTTAAATCTTTTTTAGCTACGTACTTTCAATCCGACGATTTTGCATTTGGCAATTCTTTTATGCGCCTATATGTTAAAATAGCACCATTTTTCTTTTTAAGTACGGTGATTTTAGCCGTCTTTATTCCCGCTATAGCATTTTTACCGGTAATAGTTGGATTAGTACATATCCTGTGGCCTATGGTCAACGGGGGTAAAATTTCTTTTTTTTCCAGCAGAATTGATAAAGTTGGAAATCTGTTGGATTCTTATGCAGCTAGTATGGAGCTGGTCGAAAATAGAACATGGACTGCGACGCGTAATAAAGAACTGCAAGAGCGGTTGAAAATCGTAGGCTCATCAGATTCTGTTTCGCAGGCATTTAAAAAACTCGGCAAACTGATCAATAATCTGGATGCGCGTAATAATATGATGGTCGGTACTATTTTAAACTTGATATTCCTGTGGGATTTTAAGCAGGTGTTGGCTATTGTGGATTGGAAGGCCAAGTATCAAGCTGATATATTAGAATCGTTCGATACGTTGGCTGAAGTAGAAGCATTGGTTAGTTTGGGAACCTGGGAGCGTAACCATCCGGATTGGGCTACTCCCGTTATTTTAGAAGCATTAGATACTCCACTTCAAGCTGTTGATTTGCTTCATCCGCTCATTCCTACTGCTAAGGCAATCGCCAATACGTATACCAATGAAGATCATGAAATCGCTTTAGTAACGGGCTCCAATATGGCTGGTAAAAGCACATTCCTACGGACGCTTGGGATCAATGCTGTATTGGCTTATGCAGGTGCTGTAGTACCAGCAAGCTCATTTGAAATTCCAATTTTTCATCTGATTTCTTATATGCGTATCAAAGATAATCTGAACGAAAGCACGTCCACTTTTAAAGCAGAGCTGGACCGCATGAAGTTTATCTTAGAAACAGTGGCACAGCGCCCCGATAGCTTTTTCTTAATCGATGAGATGCTGAGGGGAACAAACTCGGTCGATAAATACTTGGGTTCACGTGCTATTATCAAGAAACTGATCTCAGAAAAGGGAAGAGGGATGGTGGCAACGCACGATTTACAACTTTCAACATTAGCAGATGAGTATCCGAAATTAGTGAAAAATTATCACTTTGATATTCAAGTTATTGATGGAGAGATGCTTTTTGACTATAAATTGAAAATAGGAGAATGCAAAATATTTAATGCTTCAATGTTACTAAAAGGTATTGGAGTAGACGTAGAACAAGGAAGAAACTAA
- a CDS encoding protein-L-isoaspartate(D-aspartate) O-methyltransferase → MAYKFVDNYREKGARKQLVQLLKTRGISDQNVLNAIGKVPRHFFFDETFWNQSYKDIAFPIGDGQTISQPYTVAYQSELLHVKKGDKVLEIGTGSGYQTCVLMELGADVYTIERQENLYNRTIQVLPYMGYKPHFFCGDGSRGIEQHAPYDKIIVTAGAPFVPEIMLKQLKIGGIFVIPVGDEKEQKMVTIIRAGENDFDRIELDTFRFVPLVGDQAW, encoded by the coding sequence ATGGCGTATAAATTTGTAGATAATTATAGGGAAAAAGGTGCTCGTAAGCAATTGGTGCAACTATTGAAGACAAGGGGTATCAGTGACCAAAATGTACTGAATGCGATTGGAAAAGTGCCTCGCCATTTTTTCTTTGATGAGACATTTTGGAATCAATCGTATAAAGATATTGCTTTTCCGATAGGTGATGGCCAAACGATTTCACAGCCATATACAGTTGCCTACCAATCGGAATTGCTACATGTCAAAAAAGGAGATAAGGTTTTAGAGATAGGGACGGGGTCGGGATATCAAACCTGTGTTCTGATGGAGCTCGGCGCTGATGTCTACACAATAGAACGGCAAGAAAACCTATACAATAGAACGATACAGGTGTTGCCCTATATGGGTTACAAACCTCATTTTTTCTGTGGCGATGGTTCTAGGGGAATTGAGCAGCATGCACCATATGATAAAATTATCGTTACTGCTGGGGCTCCCTTTGTTCCAGAAATCATGCTGAAACAATTGAAAATAGGAGGGATATTCGTCATTCCCGTTGGAGATGAAAAGGAACAAAAAATGGTAACCATCATTCGCGCTGGTGAAAACGATTTTGATCGAATCGAACTCGATACATTTAGATTTGTTCCCTTAGTAGGGGACCAAGCTTGGTAG
- the priA gene encoding primosomal protein N' → MPEPQNLFFTDRATVFVDVILPLALANTYTYRIPVEWNDKIQVGVRVMVQFGKNKIYSAIVKQISKEAPKHYEAKYILDIIDEKPIVDGAQLLLWDWISDYYMCSLGEVMQAALPSALKLASETKIVSAIPDDFDRSSLTDKEYLIIEALEVAGELKVNDIVKLLSQKSVFPILKTMFDKGIVLISEEITERYKPKTKVFFSFAPEFREEEGKRTLLDALNRAPKQQDAVLAFMQLLKKGEEITRQMIMEASGCGSGAVTALIDKGVFLVKEKVVSRFQGEDVELDANFEFNTNQQRVYEEIQHCFESKDVTLLHGVTASGKTQLYIRLIEQAIAAGKSALYLLPEIALTAQITARLKLHFGDKLGVYHSKFNDNERAEVWHKVMKNEFQIIVGARSSIFLPFQDLGIIIVDEEHESSYKQYDPAPRYHARDTAIYLGYIHQTKVLLGSATPSIESFYNAKSNKYGFVQLLERFGNAQLPDIHIVDIPMEGRKENMFSYFSGTLLKAIEAALERKEQVILFQNRRGHTTIIQCNTCGFVAKCINCDVSMTYHKSSNMMHCHYCGHVEPPIKICPACGMPHIESKGFGTERVEEELELLMPNARIARLDLDSTKGKNGFDKIIGAFDEHEFDILIGTQMVAKGLDFGRVSLIGIINADTMINFPDFRAYERAFSLFLQVAGRAGRREAGGQVIIQTYTPKHRVLEQVVAHDYQGMFDTEVKERKNFAYPPFYRVIRIDIKHMDIQKCYDGAKKFASGLRQQLGSRVLGPETPLVGRVRNYFIQTITLKIERNNISIVKVKDLIKLVKNDFIADKANAGARVVIDVDPY, encoded by the coding sequence ATGCCAGAGCCTCAAAATTTATTTTTCACAGACCGAGCGACTGTTTTTGTCGATGTTATTTTGCCTTTAGCTTTAGCCAATACCTATACTTATCGTATTCCTGTCGAATGGAACGATAAGATTCAGGTCGGTGTTCGTGTTATGGTGCAATTTGGTAAGAATAAGATCTATTCTGCCATCGTCAAGCAAATAAGCAAAGAAGCACCAAAACACTACGAAGCGAAATATATATTAGATATCATTGATGAGAAACCTATCGTTGATGGTGCGCAATTATTGCTGTGGGATTGGATCTCTGATTATTATATGTGCTCCTTGGGAGAGGTTATGCAGGCAGCACTGCCGTCGGCACTGAAACTCGCCAGCGAAACTAAAATCGTATCGGCAATTCCCGACGATTTCGATCGCTCATCTTTGACGGATAAAGAATACTTAATTATCGAAGCGCTTGAGGTAGCTGGAGAATTGAAAGTCAATGATATCGTTAAGCTATTAAGTCAAAAATCGGTATTTCCGATATTGAAAACGATGTTTGATAAGGGTATTGTGTTGATTTCCGAAGAGATAACAGAAAGGTATAAACCAAAAACGAAGGTTTTTTTCTCCTTTGCTCCAGAATTTCGCGAGGAAGAGGGCAAACGCACGTTGCTGGATGCATTAAATCGAGCTCCAAAACAGCAAGATGCCGTATTGGCTTTTATGCAACTGTTGAAAAAGGGCGAAGAGATAACCCGACAGATGATCATGGAAGCTTCGGGATGTGGCTCAGGGGCTGTTACGGCATTAATCGATAAAGGTGTATTCCTAGTAAAGGAGAAAGTGGTCAGTCGTTTTCAGGGGGAAGATGTAGAATTGGATGCTAATTTTGAGTTTAATACCAATCAGCAGCGTGTCTATGAAGAGATTCAACATTGTTTCGAAAGCAAAGATGTTACCTTGTTGCACGGAGTCACAGCGTCCGGAAAAACACAACTCTATATTAGACTTATCGAGCAAGCAATAGCAGCGGGTAAGTCTGCATTATACCTATTACCCGAAATTGCCTTGACGGCACAGATAACCGCTCGGTTGAAATTGCATTTTGGCGATAAGTTGGGCGTTTATCATTCTAAGTTTAATGATAATGAACGTGCTGAGGTATGGCATAAAGTGATGAAAAATGAATTCCAGATTATTGTTGGAGCACGTTCTTCTATATTTTTACCATTTCAAGACCTGGGAATTATTATTGTTGATGAGGAACATGAGAGCTCCTATAAACAGTATGATCCCGCACCACGTTATCACGCTCGCGATACAGCAATCTATTTAGGATATATCCATCAGACTAAAGTTCTATTGGGCTCTGCAACACCCTCTATTGAGAGTTTTTATAATGCAAAATCAAATAAATATGGATTTGTACAACTTTTAGAGCGTTTTGGTAATGCGCAACTACCCGATATCCATATTGTCGATATTCCAATGGAAGGAAGAAAGGAAAATATGTTTTCTTATTTCTCCGGAACTTTATTGAAGGCAATAGAAGCTGCTTTGGAACGCAAGGAGCAAGTGATACTGTTTCAAAACCGACGTGGTCATACCACCATTATTCAATGTAATACCTGTGGTTTCGTAGCTAAATGTATCAATTGTGATGTCAGTATGACGTATCATAAAAGTTCAAATATGATGCATTGTCATTATTGTGGCCATGTGGAACCTCCGATTAAAATATGTCCTGCTTGTGGGATGCCACATATCGAAAGCAAGGGCTTTGGAACAGAGCGGGTAGAGGAAGAATTGGAGTTGTTGATGCCTAATGCACGTATTGCACGTTTGGATCTAGACTCCACCAAGGGTAAGAATGGTTTTGATAAAATCATAGGTGCATTTGATGAACATGAGTTTGATATCCTGATCGGAACGCAGATGGTGGCAAAAGGATTGGATTTTGGACGCGTTAGTTTAATCGGGATTATCAATGCCGATACGATGATTAATTTTCCTGACTTCAGAGCATATGAAAGGGCTTTTTCACTTTTCTTACAGGTGGCCGGACGTGCCGGACGTAGAGAAGCAGGTGGGCAGGTAATCATTCAGACCTATACACCAAAACATCGCGTTTTGGAGCAGGTGGTCGCACATGATTACCAAGGGATGTTTGATACGGAAGTTAAAGAACGTAAGAATTTTGCCTATCCACCATTTTATCGCGTCATCCGAATTGATATCAAGCATATGGATATCCAAAAATGTTATGATGGCGCTAAGAAATTTGCATCAGGATTGCGACAGCAGCTCGGTTCACGTGTTTTAGGACCCGAAACGCCACTGGTAGGAAGAGTACGAAACTACTTTATTCAGACCATTACGTTAAAGATTGAAAGAAATAATATCAGTATTGTGAAAGTAAAAGATTTGATCAAGCTGGTAAAGAACGATTTTATTGCCGATAAAGCAAATGCTGGAGCACGTGTTGTGATTGATGTAGACCCTTATTAG
- a CDS encoding DUF423 domain-containing protein translates to MNKKIILVAAFFGTLAVILGAFGAHGLEGKISEQHIETWKTANQYHFYHTLSLLFLSTFSRAKTASIRVSFIAFIIGLLFFSGSLYLLSVREITGFGNPAILGPITPLGGVAFIVGWVALFVAALKNKS, encoded by the coding sequence ATGAATAAGAAAATTATCCTAGTGGCCGCATTTTTTGGTACACTAGCAGTTATTTTAGGCGCTTTTGGAGCACACGGTTTGGAAGGAAAAATTAGTGAGCAACATATAGAAACATGGAAAACAGCCAACCAGTATCACTTTTATCATACCCTTTCTTTGTTGTTTTTATCCACTTTTTCACGGGCTAAAACAGCATCTATTCGGGTATCATTCATTGCTTTTATTATTGGATTGCTTTTCTTCTCAGGATCATTATACTTGTTAAGCGTAAGGGAAATAACTGGTTTTGGCAACCCCGCTATATTAGGGCCGATTACACCATTGGGTGGCGTAGCCTTTATTGTGGGATGGGTAGCCTTATTTGTTGCAGCTCTTAAGAATAAATCATAG
- a CDS encoding WD40 repeat domain-containing protein produces the protein MRNTIIVTVLLFIAVVAATVYYFSDSSSKQENATKTLQYLPADTYFITAFKNNQTTDTIFRNFELFEAIQGKQVFENLKTLKQDFLGSESLKGKVQDTEVILSFHPSKTGIATLFSIALQEKLNNTTLETIFHGIDSKYKQNHVDTLGHRIYRFDKGIKDSVLYCTLYENVLFAGYEPALLYQVLDKAVPKLDAKQIAFFINHNSKNTPLSLYFNNSQISPLAKQMMRSKFGIYLQQIDSLHGSTAWNLNFKSDALIFKGETKLDLNHRTYLHLFANQSAQVQTLANFLPKNTASYLNYSLSDIGSFHHALNDLFVYRKEADKIKSQQQLIEKESKVVFQTDILPLWNDEFAIAALDNDVLLGLVSLADSSKFMETAKKISSNQGDSIYQFNYSNILYASFGDPFKSFQRPYFTRIGNVLVIANQTGILRKYRQTYFENQLMSGTAIFKNHNAIHSNRANVTFYIEPSTAKNSIITNLKSEYAQDFKDQDDFGYQNYYSASLQLSGNEGGFVSGFYAVYKSKNRLGGTPEWTFQLNSRLINNPWVFDQSENSKFILLQEQDHTVYALSPSGKELWKTLFQGEILGQPIQLQDRSIILNTRSRLYRFSPDGKLLPGFSIGLANNATAGLTLTNFNNEKRIYIPCSNQIAVYDLNGKKIEEWKNPTLDSRILFDLKAATIANQHFIVAGTSQGSVYFFNEGGTLIHKQELNVNGQTLKNPIGIITTSDKKNSYIIVPKDKGELIKVPFEGEPIKLKVGDWGSNFSFNFEDVSGSADKDYVVLSENNLSVYNQRDATKYFEYKFVDDVNNTPTFFKVTNNNDLVAVSTNNRMIYIFNEDGLVRDGFPIEGMSKFYFGPIDFGNNSSYLISSKRDHKLYVYKF, from the coding sequence ATGAGAAATACGATTATAGTTACTGTTTTACTTTTTATAGCCGTAGTTGCGGCTACGGTCTATTACTTCTCAGACAGCAGCAGCAAACAAGAAAACGCAACAAAAACGCTCCAATATTTACCGGCAGATACTTATTTCATTACAGCCTTCAAGAATAATCAAACGACGGATACCATCTTTCGTAATTTCGAATTATTCGAAGCCATTCAGGGAAAACAGGTTTTTGAAAACCTCAAAACATTAAAACAAGATTTTCTGGGTTCCGAATCGCTAAAGGGAAAGGTGCAAGATACCGAAGTCATTCTTTCCTTTCATCCCAGTAAAACCGGTATCGCGACTTTATTCAGCATCGCATTACAGGAAAAGTTGAACAACACAACCTTAGAAACGATATTTCATGGTATAGATTCAAAGTACAAACAAAACCATGTCGACACCTTGGGTCACCGTATCTATCGTTTCGATAAGGGTATAAAAGACTCCGTGCTGTACTGTACACTTTATGAAAACGTGTTATTTGCAGGTTATGAACCTGCTCTTCTCTATCAAGTATTGGATAAAGCTGTTCCAAAATTAGATGCAAAACAGATTGCGTTTTTCATCAACCATAACAGTAAGAATACACCCCTGAGTCTTTATTTCAATAACAGTCAAATTTCGCCTCTTGCAAAACAAATGATGCGCAGTAAATTTGGTATCTACCTGCAACAAATAGACTCCTTACATGGAAGTACAGCTTGGAATCTAAACTTCAAAAGTGATGCTCTCATCTTTAAAGGGGAAACAAAGCTTGATTTAAATCATCGTACTTATCTTCATCTTTTCGCCAACCAATCGGCTCAGGTACAAACTTTAGCCAATTTTTTACCAAAAAACACGGCATCTTACCTCAACTATAGCCTTTCCGATATCGGTAGTTTTCATCATGCTCTAAATGATTTATTTGTCTACCGCAAGGAAGCTGACAAAATAAAGAGTCAACAACAGTTAATCGAAAAAGAAAGTAAAGTTGTGTTTCAAACAGATATACTTCCGCTGTGGAACGATGAGTTTGCGATAGCTGCATTAGATAACGATGTCCTATTGGGCCTGGTGAGCTTAGCGGACAGTAGCAAATTTATGGAAACAGCTAAAAAGATAAGTTCCAACCAAGGTGATTCTATCTATCAGTTTAATTATTCCAATATCCTATATGCTAGTTTTGGAGATCCATTCAAATCTTTTCAACGTCCATACTTTACCCGAATAGGCAATGTACTGGTCATCGCTAATCAAACAGGGATACTGAGAAAATATCGTCAAACCTATTTTGAAAACCAGCTGATGTCAGGCACTGCCATCTTCAAGAACCACAACGCCATTCATAGCAACCGTGCCAATGTGACATTTTATATCGAACCAAGCACGGCTAAAAATAGCATCATCACTAATTTAAAATCAGAATATGCACAAGATTTTAAAGATCAGGATGACTTTGGTTACCAAAATTACTACTCTGCATCACTTCAATTGAGTGGAAATGAGGGTGGATTTGTATCTGGTTTCTATGCCGTATATAAATCTAAAAACCGCTTAGGAGGCACTCCAGAATGGACCTTTCAGCTCAATTCAAGGTTGATCAACAACCCTTGGGTTTTTGATCAAAGCGAAAACAGTAAGTTTATATTGCTCCAAGAACAAGATCATACCGTCTATGCTTTAAGTCCATCTGGAAAAGAACTTTGGAAAACTTTATTTCAAGGTGAGATTTTGGGACAGCCAATTCAGTTGCAAGACCGTAGTATAATCTTAAATACACGTAGTCGTCTCTATCGATTTTCGCCTGATGGAAAATTGCTACCAGGTTTTTCAATTGGATTAGCTAATAATGCTACTGCAGGATTGACACTGACCAATTTTAATAATGAAAAAAGAATCTATATTCCTTGTTCAAACCAAATTGCTGTTTATGATTTGAATGGTAAAAAAATTGAGGAATGGAAAAACCCTACTTTAGATAGCAGGATACTTTTCGACTTAAAAGCTGCTACGATAGCAAACCAACATTTTATCGTCGCTGGGACGAGTCAGGGTTCGGTTTATTTTTTCAATGAAGGTGGAACTTTAATACATAAGCAAGAGCTCAATGTGAATGGGCAGACGCTGAAAAATCCGATAGGCATTATTACAACTTCGGATAAGAAAAACTCATATATAATCGTTCCTAAGGATAAAGGGGAGTTAATAAAGGTGCCCTTCGAAGGCGAGCCTATCAAACTTAAGGTTGGGGATTGGGGATCGAATTTCAGCTTCAATTTTGAAGATGTGAGTGGTTCTGCAGACAAGGATTATGTTGTGCTCAGTGAGAACAATCTTTCGGTCTACAATCAAAGGGATGCAACAAAATATTTTGAATACAAGTTTGTGGATGATGTGAATAATACCCCCACTTTCTTTAAGGTGACGAATAACAATGACTTAGTGGCTGTTTCTACCAATAATCGCATGATCTATATTTTTAATGAAGACGGACTTGTTCGCGATGGGTTCCCTATAGAGGGTATGTCCAAATTCTATTTTGGACCGATCGATTTTGGTAATAATTCGTCCTATTTAATTAGCTCTAAACGAGATCATAAACTTTATGTTTATAAGTTTTAA
- a CDS encoding DHH family phosphoesterase yields the protein MLTSEQLKTRLSEPKRIVITTHFKPDGDALGSSLGLFYWLKAHKHDVSLIVPSDFPAFLDWLPGLEHVRIYTRNVQENQKLIADAELIFCLDFNGLGRIHDMAEPIEKATGIKCMIDHHLDPQGFHDYAYWDPKAAATAQLIFRFIKDEMHDEQNISADMATCLYTGIMTDTGSFRFRSTTSEIHRIIASLIDCGAQNWAIHESIYNSSSEGRLKFLGYCLLNRLEVFPEYNTAMIYVTQEDLKSFEVITGDTEGLVNYALSIKGIRLVALIIDRTEQIKLSLRSIGDVPCNEICKTYFNGGGHLNASGGNSYDDIQTTIATFKSALPNYKEILTK from the coding sequence ATGCTGACATCAGAACAACTAAAAACACGATTATCAGAACCTAAAAGAATTGTAATCACGACGCACTTCAAACCAGATGGCGATGCGCTTGGTTCTTCATTAGGTCTATTTTATTGGCTAAAAGCCCATAAACACGATGTAAGTCTTATCGTCCCATCCGATTTCCCTGCCTTTTTAGATTGGCTACCGGGTTTGGAACATGTACGCATCTATACGCGCAATGTGCAAGAGAATCAAAAATTAATTGCTGATGCTGAATTGATTTTCTGCCTTGATTTTAACGGTCTTGGCCGCATTCACGATATGGCTGAACCTATTGAAAAAGCAACAGGTATAAAATGTATGATCGACCATCATCTGGATCCTCAGGGATTTCATGACTATGCTTACTGGGATCCTAAAGCAGCTGCGACAGCACAACTGATCTTTAGATTTATTAAAGATGAGATGCATGACGAACAAAACATCTCTGCTGATATGGCGACCTGTTTATATACGGGTATCATGACCGATACGGGATCATTCCGCTTTCGATCGACGACCTCCGAGATTCACCGCATTATCGCGAGCTTAATTGATTGCGGCGCACAGAATTGGGCGATACACGAATCTATCTACAACAGCTCTTCCGAAGGACGTTTAAAATTCTTAGGCTACTGTCTGCTCAATCGTTTGGAAGTATTCCCGGAGTACAATACGGCGATGATTTATGTGACGCAAGAAGATCTAAAAAGCTTTGAAGTGATAACCGGAGATACAGAGGGCTTAGTGAATTATGCTTTGTCTATTAAAGGAATTCGTTTAGTTGCTTTAATTATTGACAGAACTGAACAAATTAAATTATCTTTGCGCTCGATTGGCGATGTTCCATGCAATGAAATCTGTAAGACATATTTCAATGGAGGAGGTCATCTCAATGCGTCGGGAGGAAATTCGTACGATGATATACAAACAACCATCGCTACATTTAAATCTGCTTTACCAAATTATAAAGAAATATTAACAAAATAA
- a CDS encoding FKBP-type peptidyl-prolyl cis-trans isomerase, with translation MKKSILLFTAAGLLLTACQNFKKAEGGLEYKIAKDAGAEKAVSGDLLSVDIVVKSDRDSLLSSTYDKGTPEIVQLYPDSIIKQNPGDPTGLFKLVGEGDSLVFKINLDSMTAKTQQPKPDFADKYIIYTVKVQKHFKKGKLTDQEIGDQVTKYFEAQVAKLKDAEAGKTAAFLKSNKLEPKKTASGLQYVVTKEGTGKNAVVGDTVVVNYIGKLTNDKVFDTNQADLAKKHKVFNPQRPYEALRLHLGVDGVITGWTEAFQLFNKGTKATLVIPSALAYGERPAGTIPPYSPLVFEVEVVDIIPGKAPAAAPEPIPATKLTPATPAKK, from the coding sequence ATGAAGAAATCAATTCTATTATTCACAGCAGCAGGACTATTATTAACTGCATGCCAAAATTTTAAAAAGGCTGAGGGAGGCCTAGAATACAAAATCGCTAAGGATGCTGGTGCTGAAAAAGCGGTATCTGGAGATTTATTATCAGTAGATATAGTTGTAAAATCGGATAGAGATTCACTATTAAGCAGCACTTATGATAAAGGCACACCTGAAATCGTACAATTATACCCAGATAGCATCATCAAACAAAATCCTGGAGATCCAACAGGTCTATTCAAGTTGGTAGGTGAAGGTGATAGTTTAGTATTCAAAATCAATTTAGATTCGATGACTGCTAAAACACAACAACCAAAACCAGATTTTGCAGACAAATACATCATCTATACTGTTAAAGTACAAAAGCACTTCAAAAAAGGTAAATTAACAGATCAAGAAATTGGTGATCAAGTAACTAAATATTTTGAAGCTCAGGTTGCGAAATTAAAAGATGCTGAAGCTGGAAAAACTGCAGCATTCTTAAAAAGCAACAAATTAGAGCCGAAGAAAACAGCTTCTGGTTTACAATATGTGGTTACGAAAGAAGGAACGGGTAAAAATGCAGTTGTAGGTGATACGGTTGTTGTTAATTACATTGGTAAATTGACGAATGACAAAGTATTCGATACAAATCAAGCAGATTTAGCGAAAAAACATAAAGTTTTCAATCCACAAAGACCTTACGAAGCATTACGTTTACACTTAGGTGTTGATGGTGTTATCACAGGTTGGACTGAAGCATTCCAATTGTTTAACAAAGGTACTAAAGCAACGTTGGTTATTCCTTCAGCTTTAGCTTATGGTGAGCGTCCAGCAGGAACTATCCCTCCATATTCCCCTTTGGTATTTGAAGTAGAAGTTGTTGACATTATCCCTGGAAAAGCACCAGCTGCTGCACCAGAGCCAATCCCAGCAACAAAACTGACTCCAGCTACTCCAGCAAAAAAGTAA